Genomic segment of bacterium:
CCGCGGGGGGATCGTCGAAAAGGATCTTCCGTTCTCGCTCGGCAAGGAGGACGTGCTCCGCCTGTTCCTGAACCGGCAGGATTTCACGAACGCGTCCCGCATCGCCGAGAAGATCAACGGGTCGCTCCCGCCCGGAAGTTCGCAGGCCGTGGATTCCGCGACCGTGACGCTCCGGGTTCCCGCGGAATACCGGGGGCGCCTCCCCGAGCTCATCTCCCTGGTCGAGGCGATCGACGTGCCGGTCGACATGCCGGCGCGCGTGACCGTGAACGAGAGGACGGGAACCGTCGTCATCGGGGAGAACGTCCGCATCTCGCCCGTCGCCATTGCGCACGGCAACCTGACGATCGAGATCAAGACCGAGTTCCAGGTGTCGCAACCGAAGTCGTTCGCCCCCGAGAAAGCCGAGACCGTCGTCGTTCCGAAGACGGATGTGACCGCGAGCGAGCCGAAGGTCTCCCTCACCGAGGTCTCCGGCGTGACGCTCGGCGAGATCGTCAAGGGGCTCAACTCCCTGGGCGTCACGCCGCGCGATCTGATCGCCATCCTTCAGGCGCTCCGCTCCTCGGGGGCGTTGCGGGCGGAGTTGGAGATCATCTGAGGTGAAGATCGCCC
This window contains:
- a CDS encoding flagellar basal body P-ring protein FlgI, producing the protein MTADRNAAYGKGVSGRTRVLVLLGTAVLLLCGAVVPSRAERIKDLAAFEGVRENQLIGYGLVVGIDGKGDQGLATQQTIVNMLQRMGLVVNPNDLKTKNVAAVMTTATLPPFPRPGTRIDVTVSAIGDAKTLQGGTLLLTPLKGPDGKVYALAQGAVSVGGFVGGEGGTKVVKNHATVGRVPRGGIVEKDLPFSLGKEDVLRLFLNRQDFTNASRIAEKINGSLPPGSSQAVDSATVTLRVPAEYRGRLPELISLVEAIDVPVDMPARVTVNERTGTVVIGENVRISPVAIAHGNLTIEIKTEFQVSQPKSFAPEKAETVVVPKTDVTASEPKVSLTEVSGVTLGEIVKGLNSLGVTPRDLIAILQALRSSGALRAELEII